In Mycobacterium sp. Aquia_213, the sequence GGCCCAGGCCACCCATCAATGCGGCGACCTTGGCGCCGACCGGGAACTCGCCGCCCGGGCACGAGTCGACGATGCCGACGCACTCGATGCCGCTGACCTCGGCGGCTTCGGCCCACTCTCCTCGGCGCATGTGTATCTCGGCGTGGTTGATGCCGAAGCCCTTGACCTCGATGACCACCTCGCCGGCTTTGGGCAGCGGCTTGGGGATCTCGGTGTGCACCAGGCGGTCGAGCCCGCCGAACCCCGTCAGGATGATCGCCCGCATCGTGTCCCCTCCGGGTTGTTCCCGCACCACGGCCGGGGCGGTGGGCAGCACGGCGGCATTGCTGGTGGTGCTCATGACCTGCCTCTTTCCAAATCGTCAGCCAGACTTCGGATATCGACGCACGGGATAATAATGGGCCATATGACCCATTATTATGGGCCGTTCAGCCCAAAAATGTCCAGAGCGCAACTCGCGTCGTGCTCAGGATTTGCGTTTGCGCGACGCGTTCTTTGGCCGCCGCGGGTCGGCCTCGAAAGAGCGCACGTAGTCGACCGCTGCGTTGACGGCGACCCGCAGGGGCTCGGCGTCACCGGTCGCGTGCGTGAGCATCGCACCGCCCTGATGCGCGATGACCAACGAGACGGCCAGGTGGCGCGGGTCGGCGTCGGCGCGCAGGTCGCCGCGCCGGCGCATCGCCTCAAGCCCGGTATGGAACAAATCGAGCCATTGGTCGTAGCCGCTCGCAAGGTCGTCACGCACTTCGTCGTCGGCCTCGATCAGTTCACCGGCCAGTGAGCCGTAGATGCATCCGCCCAACCGGTACACGGTGTCGATGTCGTCGACGCAGGCATCGGCCCAGGCTTGCAGCGCTTCGATGGTGTCGAGCGCGCCGAGCCGCGATTGGGTATGAAACTCGATGACGTCATCGCGGCGCGCGGCGATGACCTCGCGGGTCAGATCGCGTTTGTCGCGGAAGTAGTGCGACATCTGCGATCCGCCCACCCCGGCGGTGCTGCGTACCTCGTCGATGCTGGTGTTGGCCACGCCGCGCTCGAACATCAGCCGGGCCGCTACGTCGATGATGCGGGCCCGCGTCGCCTGCCCCTTGCGGGTGAACCGTGGCTTGTCGGCGTCAGTCACGTTGTCGCCCTGGGCTTCACGCGCCGTCCGCGGGGACGTCGTGACGGCCGCGGCGCGCGTTCGTCGGGATCGGCGGCAAACATTCGCAAGTAGTTGACCGCGAACCGGGTGGCGTCAGCGTGTGGCCACTCCGCCCGATAGGTGAAAGCCAACGTGGCTCCGCCTTGGTGGGCGCAGATGATGGCGAGCGCCAATTGTCGTGGATCGGCGCTCGCGATCAGGACGTGCTTGTCCTTCATCCGCTGGATGGCCGGGTCGAGCAACTCCACCCATTGCCAGTACCCCGCCGCCAACGTGGCGCGGGTGGCGTCATCGGACTTGGCCAGCTGGGCGGTCAGCGCGTGGTATGTCGGTGTGCCACCCGAGGTTCCGATGCGTCGGAGGTAGCGCATGTTCAGATCGATCCAACGCTCGAAGTCGTCGAATGAGTCCAGGTCGCCGAGCGTGGGCTGACGGTGGAAGTCCAGAACCACGCCGATCTGGCGCCTGATCACCGCGCGAATCAGGGTGCTCTTGTCGGCGAAATAGTGTGCGAGCTGAGAGCCGCTGACCGAGGCGGCCTTGCGCACGTTCTCCATGTTGGAGGCCGACAGACCTTCGGTGACGATCAGCTGGGCGGCGGCCTGCACGATCCTGTCGCGGGTGGCACGCCCCTTGGCGGTCAACCGTTGTTCGTCCTGAACATCGGGATGGGCCATCGCGTCAGGCTAACCCGCGAGCGCCGCTGATTATGGGATATGCAGCCCACTGCTGTCCGCGCCGCCCGCGGGCCTCGGTTAGGCGGGCACCCGGGCCTCGAGGAAGTTGCGGATCAGCCCGGCGACGTCGTCGAGTGCGGACTCCAGCAGGAAATGCCCTCCGTCGAGCAGATGAATCTGCGCATCGGGCAGGTCGTCGGCGAAGGCCTCGGCGCCGGCGGGTCCGAAGATCTCGTCACCCCGGCCCCACACCGCGAGCAGCGGAACCCGGGTGGCGCGAAAGTACTCGTGCACCTGCGGGTACATCGGAGCGTTGGTGGCGTAGTCGCGGAACAGCTTTAGTTGCACCAGGTCGTTGCCGGGCCGTGATAGCAACGCGTAGTCGTGCTGCCAGCACTCGGGATCGACCAACGTCTCGTCGGCCACGCCGGTGAGGTATTGCCATCGCGTCGCGTCCAGGGTGAGGAATTGGCGAAGTGGGGCTTCGGTCTCGGCGGTCGGGTTGGTCTGGTAGGCCCAAACACCCTGCCAGAAGCTCTCCACAAAACCGGCGTCGTAGCCGTTGCCGCTCTGGCTGATGATCGCCGAGATGGCGGACGGGTCGCGCAGCGCCAGCCGCCAGCCGATCGGAGCGCCGTAGTCCTGCACATACATCGCGTACCGATCGACACCGAGGCCGCGCAGCAGGCCGGCGGTGAGGTCGGTCAGCGCATCGAAGGTGTAGTCGAACTCGGTGACGGCCGGGGCGTCGGACAAGCCAAAGCCCAGGTGGTCTGGCGCGATCACGTGGTAACGGTCGGCGAGGGCCGGAATCAGATGCCGAAACATATGGGAGCTGGTCGGAAATCCGTGCAGGAGAACCAACGCCGGCTTGTCTGCGTCCCCGGCCTCCCGGTAGAACAGCCGACGGCCGGCGACGGTCGCGTAACGATGATGAACAGCCGGCATGGAATTCCTCCTGTGCCACATGGTCCGGTCCGGGCGAACGCCCCATTCGCATTATTTTTGGGATGTGCATCCCAGTATGCACCAAATCCATCGGGTCGCAATAGCCCCGACGGAGTTGACCGTTGGGTCGCCCGCGAATATTCTGGGCCGGCCATCCCAATCTAGCCACTGTGGGGAGCGTCCGTGGGTAACACGTTGCGGGACAAGACCGTCGTGGTGGTCGGCCGCGGCAGCGGCATCGCGCGTGCGGTGGCTTTGCTGGCACACTCGGAAGGCGCACATGTCATCGTGGCCGGGCGTGATCAAGGCAAACTCGCCACCGCGTACCGCGATAGTGACATCAGCGCCGAGGTCGTCGATCTCACCGACGACGCGTCGATTGCGGCGCTTGCCGATCGGGTGGGCGCGGTGGACCACGTGGTGTCGACCGCTTCCGCACGCGCTCGAGGCGACCTGGCCTCCCTGGAACGCCAGAAACTTCAGCTGTCGTTTGACACCAAAGTCATCGGGCCTACGATGCTGGCCAAATATTTTGCATCGCATATCAACCCGGGCGGCTCGTTCGTACTGTTCTCGGGCGTTCATGCCTTCAAGCTGAACGTCGGGTACCTCGGGGTGGGTATCACCAACGGGGCGGTGGATTTCCTCGCGCGCTGGCTGGCCGTCGAGCTCGCGCCCACGAGGGTCAACGCGATCTCGCCCGGCGTCATCGATACGGGGGCATGGGACGCCCTGGGCGACGAGGGCAAGCGTGACTACTTCGCACACATCGCGGCCGGTAACCCGGTGCGGCGAATCGGCACCCCGGAGGACGTGGCCAACGCGGTGCTGTTCGCCATGAACAACACCTTCATGACCGGGATGACGTTGAAAGTCGACGGCGGCGAGCCGCTGATTTAGGCTCTCTCGCAAGGCCAAAGGAGACGGCAATGGGCATGCTGGTATCGGTGAACGTGGGCATGCCCAAGAACGTGCAATGGCGGGACAAGACCGTCTACACCGGCATATGGAAGACACCGGTCGAGGGGCCGGTCATGGTGCGACGACTCAACATCGACGGCGACGGCCAAGGCGATCTCGGCGGCCACGGTGGTGAACAACGCGCGGTCATGGTCTATCAGACCGAGTCGTATGACTTCTGGATGAACTACCTGAATCGCGGCGATCTGGTACCGGGTCACTTCGGCGAAAATTTCACTGTCACCGGGCTATCCGATCACGATGTGTGTATCGGCGACCGCTACCGAATCGGCGACGCGGAATTCGAGGTCACCCAGCCGCGGGTCACCTGCTTCCGGATCGGGTTGCGCCTTGACGAACCGGAGATGCCCAATCTCCTTGTCTCCCAGCACCGTCCAGGGTTCTACCTCCGCGTCATCACCGAGGGCCATGTCCAGGCCGGTGACGACATCGTGCTGACCCGTCGGGGACGACACGAGCTCAGTGTCGCCGAAGTCGACGCGCTGTTGTATCTGCCGAACCGCGACGCCGAAACGTTGCGCAAGGTTGTCGACGTTCCGGCGCTGAGCCCCGGATGGCAGCAATCGTTCA encodes:
- a CDS encoding TetR/AcrR family transcriptional regulator; translation: MTDADKPRFTRKGQATRARIIDVAARLMFERGVANTSIDEVRSTAGVGGSQMSHYFRDKRDLTREVIAARRDDVIEFHTQSRLGALDTIEALQAWADACVDDIDTVYRLGGCIYGSLAGELIEADDEVRDDLASGYDQWLDLFHTGLEAMRRRGDLRADADPRHLAVSLVIAHQGGAMLTHATGDAEPLRVAVNAAVDYVRSFEADPRRPKNASRKRKS
- a CDS encoding TetR/AcrR family transcriptional regulator encodes the protein MAHPDVQDEQRLTAKGRATRDRIVQAAAQLIVTEGLSASNMENVRKAASVSGSQLAHYFADKSTLIRAVIRRQIGVVLDFHRQPTLGDLDSFDDFERWIDLNMRYLRRIGTSGGTPTYHALTAQLAKSDDATRATLAAGYWQWVELLDPAIQRMKDKHVLIASADPRQLALAIICAHQGGATLAFTYRAEWPHADATRFAVNYLRMFAADPDERAPRPSRRPRGRRVKPRATT
- a CDS encoding alpha/beta fold hydrolase; translated protein: MPAVHHRYATVAGRRLFYREAGDADKPALVLLHGFPTSSHMFRHLIPALADRYHVIAPDHLGFGLSDAPAVTEFDYTFDALTDLTAGLLRGLGVDRYAMYVQDYGAPIGWRLALRDPSAISAIISQSGNGYDAGFVESFWQGVWAYQTNPTAETEAPLRQFLTLDATRWQYLTGVADETLVDPECWQHDYALLSRPGNDLVQLKLFRDYATNAPMYPQVHEYFRATRVPLLAVWGRGDEIFGPAGAEAFADDLPDAQIHLLDGGHFLLESALDDVAGLIRNFLEARVPA
- a CDS encoding SDR family oxidoreductase, yielding MGNTLRDKTVVVVGRGSGIARAVALLAHSEGAHVIVAGRDQGKLATAYRDSDISAEVVDLTDDASIAALADRVGAVDHVVSTASARARGDLASLERQKLQLSFDTKVIGPTMLAKYFASHINPGGSFVLFSGVHAFKLNVGYLGVGITNGAVDFLARWLAVELAPTRVNAISPGVIDTGAWDALGDEGKRDYFAHIAAGNPVRRIGTPEDVANAVLFAMNNTFMTGMTLKVDGGEPLI